In Tachypleus tridentatus isolate NWPU-2018 chromosome 7, ASM421037v1, whole genome shotgun sequence, a genomic segment contains:
- the LOC143255764 gene encoding uncharacterized protein LOC143255764 isoform X4 — protein sequence MNTQCRQHCSLLYAEKSVSVCVRVCVYSDQGSPSTKLLFTGSSARCRDRTLEFIVISVLGESTESKSVSKGRRPNIAVIPDNAKSR from the exons ATGAACACGCAGTGTCGACAGCACTGCAGCTTGCTCTACGCTGAAAAGTCGGTtagtgtgtgcgtgcgtgtgtgtgtgtattcggATCAAGGTAGCCCAAGCACGAAGCTTCTCTTTACAGGCAG CAGTGCTCGCTGCAGGGATAGAACCTTAGAGTTTATCGTCATAAGTGTTTTGGGAGAATCCACTGAGTCaaaaa GTGTATCCAAAGGAAGAAGACCCAACATTGCGGTGATTCCTGACAACGCCAAGTCTAGATAG